One genomic window of Mercenaria mercenaria strain notata chromosome 2, MADL_Memer_1, whole genome shotgun sequence includes the following:
- the LOC123563463 gene encoding cadherin-related family member 1-like translates to MPLNSHFFTVRAIDGDRGIPNEVSFRFISGPCLSSIAINEHTGEVTVTGPVDRDSGDIMEHGGVCEIAILVSEIEEHTPQFGGTAATTTLSIFVTDENDNQPYFNEEHYSAYIADTAQLNYPVQFENDTEIYIEDKDQGSSGILELVLRSQDGDITYDFEPIPSVIASRGRPLIALKSPGLLNKRKEIILKLYAIERDTPQKNTAVATISIRVLPVATTTASATTVRITTPKYLDPFIPSVLGAVIAVILLIWAGSITCYIVLKYNGLPRKNKVGHHDNPVGKTNVHIQNGESTGIDTARRNDVSHA, encoded by the exons ATGCCATTG AACTCGCATTTCTTCACAGTACGGGCTATAGATGGAGATAGAGGCATACCGAATGAAGTGTCGTTCCGATTTATTTCAG GACCATGTTTATCTTCTATTGCAATAAATGAACATACAGGCGAGGTAACTGTTACAGGCCCGGTAGACAGAGATTCCGGGGATATTATGGAACATGGAGGTGTCTGTGAAATTGCTATATTG GTTTCGGAAATAGAAGAACACACACCACAGTTTGGTGGAACCGCTGCTACTACAACACTTAGCATCTTTGTAACAGATGAAAACGATAACCAACCTTACTTTAATGAGGAACACTATAGTGCTTATATAGCTGATACTGCACAACTCAACTATCCAGTGCAGTTTGAAAATGATACAGAAATATACATAGAAGACAAGGATCAG ggCTCTAGTGGTATACTGGAACTTGTTTTAAGGAGTCAAGACGGTGATATAACTTACGACTTTGAACCGATACCTAGCGTTATTGCCTCACGTGGAAGGCCTTTAATAGCTTTAAAATCACCAGGTCTACTTAATAAACGAAAAGAAATAATCTTAAAA ctgtatgcaATAGAGCGTGATACACCGCAAAAGAACACCGCCGTTGCAACGATAAGCATACGGGTGCTCCCTGTTGCCACGACAACTGCTTCGGCAACAACTGTGAGAATAACGACACCAAAGTATTTAGATCCATTCATAC CCAGTGTTCTGGGTGCAGTTATAGCAGTGATATTATTGATATGGGCCGGATCAATTACCTGCTATATAGTACTGAAATACAATgg GCTGCCAAGGAAAAATAAAGTTGGGCATCACGATAACCCTGTCGGGAAAACAAATGTGCATATACAGAATGGAGAAAGTACAGGAATAGACACTGCACGTCGAAATGACGTTTCACATGCTTAA